CTGAGCGGGCAGGCCGCGTCACGCAAGGTGACGTTGGAGCTCACGGCGCGGGAGGCCGCCGTGCCCCCGGTGGCGGGGGAGGAGGAGCGGCTGCGTCAGGTGCTCATCAACCTGTGCCTCAACGCGCTGGAGGCCACGCCTTCGGGGGGACAGGTGACGCTCTCCGCGGGACAGGAGGGCGGGCGTGTCTGGCTCACCGTGGACGACAGCGGCCCCGGGGTGCCTCAGGCCGTCCGGGACCGCATCTTCGAGCCCTTCTTCACCACGAAGGCCCAGGGCTCCGGGCTGGGGCTCTCCATCGTCCACGCCATCGTCACCCAGCATGGCGGCTCGTTGGAGGTGGACGCCGCGCCAGGCGGCGGCGCCCGCTTCGTCCTCCGCCTGCCGCTCGCGGGTTAGCGCGTCGCCGTCGGGCTGTGGAAGACGAAGGCGTCGCAGTCGTCGCAGTCCAGCGTGTTCGTGGTGCCCAGCACGTCGGAGAGGTCGAGTCCCGCCACTTGCTTGGACTCGCGCGGGCCGCCACCGGGCTCCTTGGTGAACCAGATGTCGAACACGTACCGCACCGCGACGGGCTTTCCGTCGAGCCTCGCGGGCTCGTAGCGCCACGTGGAGAGCGTGCGGATGACGCCGGCCTCCAACCCCCGCAGTCCCTTGAGGGGCTGGCAGTCCGTCACGGAGCCTTCCGCGGTGATGACGCAGCGAGCGACCACCGCGCCCTTGGGGAACCCGTCCAGGGAGGTCTGCGAACCGTACGCGACGTTGCGGAACTGGATGCGCTCACCCGAGAGGAACCTCGGCGGGGTGATGCCGGGCCGGAGCCGCTTGAGGGGCGGCGGCGCCGTCATGTGCTTGTAGATGGCGTCATACGCGGAGGCGCGGGCGGGCGCGGGCGCGGAGACGACCACCTGGGGCCGCTCGTTGGCGTGTTCGTCGGCGTGCGCGGACGCGGCATTCACCAGGGCGTCGTCGAGGTCTGGCGCGGCGGTGTCGTCCACCACCATCAGCGCGGCGGGTGCGCCGTCGAGGGAGTAGGGGACGCGGGACAGCTCCGTGCGCGCAATCGACCCGGTGTCGGGGATGAGCAGCGGCCCGGTAACCCGGGCGGGGCGCGCCTTCGCGGGGGGCGTGCGTTGCACCTTCTGGGGCGCCGGCGCGGTGAGGGTCCGCGGTCCCGAGGGCTCGAGCCGGGCTTGCGAGGTGAATGACTCCGGCGCGACGAGCAGGTGGTGCATCGGCGCGGTGTTCGACAGCATGCCCGCCGCTTCGGAGCGCACCTCGGGTTGGAGGGCCGTCGGGCCCAGGGGCACCTCGGCGTGCGCCGTCTCCGGAACCTGTGAGGTCGCGAGCGCCACGGCGAGCCCCGCGCCGCCCAGGCCACTGGCGAGCCGCCACGGCCGGCGCGGCGAGCGGGGCTCGGCGGCGGACAGCAACCGGCGGACCCGGGCGAGCAGCGCACCGCCGCCCACGCCGAGCGCGGGGTGGGGCGTCGCGCCGAAGCGCTGCTCCTCGATCATCGCCAGGGCGCGGGCGTACAGCACCACATCCCCGCAGCACTGGACGGCCAGGTCGTCCGCGCAGTGCTCGCGCTCTTCGCGGATGCGGTGGGACAGCCACCACACGGCCGGGTGGTAGAAGAGGAGGGTCTCCACCAAGGACTGGAGCAGGTTGACCAGGTAGTCGTGGCGGCGGATGTGGGCCAGCTCGTGCGCGAGCACGGCCTCGAGCTGCGCGGGTGACAGCCCGGCGATGGCTCCCGCCGGCACGAGGATGAGCGGTCGCCACAGTCCCATCACCATGGGGACGTCGACCCGGGTGGAGGCCAGCATCCGCACGGGCCGCGACAGGCGAACGCGGCTCAACGCGCGCGTCAGGGCCTCACGCCAGGGGGCCGCGGGGGCCTGCGTGTCCCGCCGGGTCATCCGCTGCGTCACCACCCAGGCGACGACGGTGCGCGCCGACAGCAGCAGGACACCGCAGCACCACGCGGGCAGCAGCCAGGGACGGAGGGTTTCGGTCCACGGGACGTCCGCCAGGATGACGCCTTCGCTGGCGACCACCGTCAGCATGCCGGCCTGGGCGAGCGCCTCGAAGGCGCCGGACGTCGCCTCTCGCGTGGCGTCCGCCAGGGCGGCGAGGAAGGTGACCACGGGCAGGAGGGCCATGACCACCAGCCCCAGGCACGCCGTGGCGTAGCGCATCCGGGCGGCGCGCTGCGGCATCAGGGCCAGCAGCCCCGCGACGGCCAGTGCCACCACCGCACCCTGCCAGACGAAGCCGAGCAGGGCCTGTTCCAGGGCGTGGAGATAACGCGCGTCCATCATTTCCCCCGCTTTTCGTGTGCGTCGAGCAGCCGGCGAATCTCCGCCAGCTCCTCGGCGGAAGCGCGCTTCATGGTCAACGCCTGGGCAACGACTGTCATGGCCGAGCCCCCGAATGCCCGGTCCATCAAATCCCGCAGCAGGTCGCGCTGGGTGCGCGTCTCGCTGAGGGCGGCTTCATAGACGTGCGTCCGTTCGCTCTCGTCGCGCTGGACGATGCCCTTCTCCGTCATGTTCTGAAGGAGCTTGAGCACCGTGGTGTAGCCGGTGTCCTTGTCCTGTGTGCCGCGCATCAGCTCATGCACCTGACGGACGGTGCAAGGGCCGTG
This genomic window from Myxococcus hansupus contains:
- a CDS encoding BlaI/MecI/CopY family transcriptional regulator — its product is MTTHALPQPTRAELAILRVLWQHGPCTVRQVHELMRGTQDKDTGYTTVLKLLQNMTEKGIVQRDESERTHVYEAALSETRTQRDLLRDLMDRAFGGSAMTVVAQALTMKRASAEELAEIRRLLDAHEKRGK
- a CDS encoding M56 family metallopeptidase; this translates as MMDARYLHALEQALLGFVWQGAVVALAVAGLLALMPQRAARMRYATACLGLVVMALLPVVTFLAALADATREATSGAFEALAQAGMLTVVASEGVILADVPWTETLRPWLLPAWCCGVLLLSARTVVAWVVTQRMTRRDTQAPAAPWREALTRALSRVRLSRPVRMLASTRVDVPMVMGLWRPLILVPAGAIAGLSPAQLEAVLAHELAHIRRHDYLVNLLQSLVETLLFYHPAVWWLSHRIREEREHCADDLAVQCCGDVVLYARALAMIEEQRFGATPHPALGVGGGALLARVRRLLSAAEPRSPRRPWRLASGLGGAGLAVALATSQVPETAHAEVPLGPTALQPEVRSEAAGMLSNTAPMHHLLVAPESFTSQARLEPSGPRTLTAPAPQKVQRTPPAKARPARVTGPLLIPDTGSIARTELSRVPYSLDGAPAALMVVDDTAAPDLDDALVNAASAHADEHANERPQVVVSAPAPARASAYDAIYKHMTAPPPLKRLRPGITPPRFLSGERIQFRNVAYGSQTSLDGFPKGAVVARCVITAEGSVTDCQPLKGLRGLEAGVIRTLSTWRYEPARLDGKPVAVRYVFDIWFTKEPGGGPRESKQVAGLDLSDVLGTTNTLDCDDCDAFVFHSPTATR